The following coding sequences lie in one Thalassoglobus polymorphus genomic window:
- a CDS encoding adenylate/guanylate cyclase domain-containing protein: protein MWQLSVQGPEPRQRWKQRLENRRSYSVGREQQCDLPVIWEPQLSRKHFSLKVERETVTLSVSEGAQNPIFHQGEKIQPGIHVAPDKFVVGKTAFYLNKISPTSNSPDAPFQELTFSNQELQKVEFADADRRLEALARLPEVINESASKEESASKLISVILAGIRHSEAAAVVALDSNRQMDIHAWERRNETEGVFKPSARLLKDAIDGKRSVLHVWEKSNEAGQQYTMAAEFDWAFCVPIQVSEREPWGIYVAGRLDTPFLEGGHLRQNIQSDVRFAQLVGEVISSSQRMNRMEGQLSVLRRFLSPPILRALEDTGHNHELNIDLLKPRECDVTVLFCDLRGFSHRAEESADDLTGLLDRVNAALEVMSSEILDHGGVTGDFLGDAVLGFWGWPFSSEDAPLKACRAALSIRHEFTRIQQEDGHPLQDFQVGIGIAHGRAVAGQIGTSGRMAVTVFGPVVNLASRLEGMTKKLRVPIVMDEATTEIARERLSEGEGRVRKLARVLPYGLENILNVSELVPPAGEDSELSDEQIQVYENGVKQFMDGDWEEAYRLLHSMPSSDQAQDFLLAIITQNNRRAPPNWRGVIELSNK, encoded by the coding sequence ATGTGGCAACTGAGTGTGCAAGGACCTGAGCCTAGACAACGTTGGAAGCAACGATTGGAAAATCGCCGCTCGTATTCGGTTGGACGCGAGCAACAATGCGATCTTCCTGTGATTTGGGAACCGCAACTTTCTCGTAAACACTTCTCTTTGAAAGTTGAGCGAGAAACAGTCACTCTTTCCGTTTCTGAAGGTGCGCAAAACCCGATCTTTCACCAAGGGGAAAAGATTCAGCCAGGAATTCATGTCGCCCCCGACAAATTTGTGGTCGGCAAGACTGCTTTCTACCTGAATAAAATATCACCAACTTCCAACTCGCCCGACGCACCATTTCAAGAGTTGACTTTTTCAAATCAAGAGTTGCAGAAAGTCGAGTTTGCTGATGCCGACCGTCGTCTGGAAGCACTCGCTCGCTTACCCGAAGTGATCAACGAGTCCGCTTCCAAAGAGGAATCCGCCTCGAAATTGATCTCAGTCATTCTTGCCGGAATTCGACACTCCGAGGCTGCAGCCGTTGTTGCGCTAGATTCAAATCGTCAAATGGACATCCACGCTTGGGAACGTCGAAACGAAACGGAAGGTGTTTTCAAACCGAGCGCTCGACTTCTGAAAGATGCGATCGACGGGAAAAGGTCGGTCCTTCATGTGTGGGAGAAAAGCAATGAAGCTGGTCAGCAATATACAATGGCAGCGGAATTTGACTGGGCGTTTTGTGTCCCAATTCAGGTTTCCGAGCGTGAGCCGTGGGGGATTTATGTTGCAGGTCGACTCGATACGCCTTTCCTGGAGGGAGGACATCTACGGCAGAATATTCAGTCCGATGTTCGATTTGCACAGCTGGTTGGCGAAGTCATCAGTTCATCGCAGCGAATGAACAGAATGGAAGGACAACTCTCTGTTCTTCGCCGATTTCTCTCACCGCCGATCCTCAGAGCTCTGGAAGATACTGGACACAACCATGAGTTGAATATTGACCTACTGAAACCTCGTGAGTGCGATGTGACCGTACTCTTCTGTGACCTGCGAGGTTTTAGTCACCGTGCAGAAGAATCGGCAGATGATTTGACGGGATTGCTAGATCGAGTCAACGCCGCATTGGAAGTGATGTCGAGCGAGATTCTCGACCACGGTGGCGTCACTGGAGACTTTCTCGGCGATGCCGTTCTCGGTTTTTGGGGTTGGCCATTCAGCTCAGAGGATGCCCCCCTGAAAGCTTGCAGAGCTGCCCTGTCGATTCGACACGAATTCACACGCATCCAACAAGAAGATGGTCATCCGCTACAAGATTTTCAAGTCGGAATTGGGATCGCTCATGGGCGTGCAGTCGCAGGTCAAATCGGAACAAGCGGCCGCATGGCAGTTACTGTATTCGGCCCTGTCGTCAACCTGGCGAGCCGACTCGAAGGGATGACGAAGAAACTCCGCGTCCCCATCGTAATGGATGAAGCGACAACAGAGATTGCCCGTGAACGACTCTCTGAAGGTGAAGGTCGCGTGAGGAAACTGGCTCGAGTTCTTCCGTACGGTCTGGAAAATATTCTCAACGTCAGCGAACTTGTCCCTCCGGCAGGAGAGGATTCCGAATTGTCGGACGAACAGATTCAGGTCTATGAGAACGGTGTCAAACAGTTCATGGACGGTGACTGGGAAGAAGCCTATCGTTTGTTACACTCAATGCCCTCAAGCGATCAGGCACAGGACTTTCTGTTGGCGATCATCACTCAAAACAACCGGCGAGCACCTCCAAATTGGCGGGGAGTCATTGAGCTTTCTAACAAGTGA
- a CDS encoding serine hydrolase domain-containing protein, with amino-acid sequence MLRLFFVSSLCCLLISATGAAEEKILERVSPSAVGMDEARLERIDRVVADGLRRENMPGCVVLVGHKGKVVFEKAYGFRQLKPQRVPMTLDTVFDLASLTKPVSTATSIMMLIEQGKIDVDAPASKYLPEFTSHGKDQITIKQLLTHQGGLIPDNSIKDYQDGRKVAFQKIHDLSLRAAPGERFMYTDVGFIVLGEIVERLSGQTQDEFTRKNIFRPLGMMETGYTPAETLKERAAVTQERNETWMQGEVHDPRAYEMDGIAGHAGLFSTAQDLARYAQMVLNGGTLAGTRILKAETIKEMTQPIEVSSGIRSLGWDKQTGYSSNKGDLLSDQAIGHGGFTGTALWIDPGQDLFVIFLSNRVHPDGKGSVNSLAGRIATIAAAAIE; translated from the coding sequence ATGTTGCGTCTGTTTTTCGTTTCATCTTTGTGTTGCTTACTGATCTCAGCGACCGGGGCGGCTGAGGAGAAAATACTCGAACGCGTTTCCCCATCCGCAGTCGGCATGGATGAAGCTCGACTGGAACGAATTGATCGCGTGGTAGCGGATGGCCTGCGTCGTGAAAACATGCCGGGATGTGTCGTACTGGTGGGGCACAAAGGGAAAGTTGTCTTTGAAAAAGCGTACGGTTTCCGGCAACTGAAACCGCAACGAGTCCCAATGACACTCGATACAGTTTTTGATCTGGCCTCGCTGACGAAACCGGTTTCAACCGCGACGAGCATCATGATGCTCATCGAACAGGGCAAAATTGATGTCGATGCCCCCGCATCAAAGTACCTTCCCGAGTTCACATCGCACGGAAAAGACCAGATCACAATCAAGCAACTTCTGACACACCAGGGTGGCTTGATTCCCGACAACTCGATCAAGGACTATCAAGATGGAAGAAAGGTCGCGTTTCAAAAAATTCACGATCTTTCTCTTCGTGCTGCCCCGGGTGAAAGGTTCATGTATACCGACGTCGGTTTTATTGTTTTAGGAGAAATCGTGGAGCGGCTCAGCGGGCAAACTCAGGATGAGTTCACTCGCAAAAACATCTTTCGTCCACTTGGAATGATGGAAACGGGCTACACGCCAGCCGAAACTCTCAAGGAGCGTGCTGCCGTAACACAAGAACGAAATGAGACGTGGATGCAAGGCGAAGTTCACGATCCCCGCGCCTATGAAATGGATGGAATCGCAGGACATGCCGGGCTGTTCTCAACCGCGCAGGATCTTGCCCGATACGCTCAAATGGTCTTAAACGGCGGGACGCTTGCTGGAACGCGAATTTTGAAAGCAGAAACCATCAAAGAAATGACGCAGCCGATCGAAGTCTCAAGCGGAATTCGTTCACTCGGCTGGGATAAGCAGACTGGTTACTCATCAAACAAAGGTGACCTGCTCAGTGATCAGGCAATCGGGCATGGCGGGTTCACCGGGACCGCATTGTGGATCGACCCCGGGCAGGACCTCTTTGTCATCTTCCTAAGCAATCGCGTTCATCCAGATGGAAAGGGCTCAGTCAATTCGCTCGCTGGACGAATTGCCACGATCGCAGCCGCTGCGATTGAATAA
- a CDS encoding DUF1501 domain-containing protein: MFINRRDVLKSSAAGISTFAAANSIRTLQADESTKEVRGKAEHCIMIWLGGGSSQVDTFDPKRVSKDGLKDPGSAYPAIDTAISGVQICEHMPKTASLMDRCAPVRTVHHDVIDEHAAAAYRMHTGRPTSGTVVYPSLGSLVSKMRGPINDLVPSYVLMGNPSPAREPGFLGAEHGYIYLTETKSGPKGLTRPNRVTDERQKRRLQMLEKMRSQYAAKHADETIIKNYLAAMEQGFRLSGPEFMSTFDLENEPADLREQYGDEFGQRCLLARRLLERGTRFVEVSFNLNFVNGTGWDTHREGQKKQHLLIQSLDHAFSALIEDLEEKKLLDKTLLVIASEFGRPSSFDSLGGRGHHAKAFTVMLGGGGLKTGQAIGTTDELGMNIVDRPVSVPDLFATILATLGANPHEELYASARPVPATDGGVPIRELFS, encoded by the coding sequence ATGTTCATAAATCGAAGAGATGTTCTGAAGTCGAGTGCAGCCGGGATTTCGACGTTCGCTGCAGCGAATTCCATTCGTACTTTGCAAGCTGATGAATCGACTAAAGAGGTCCGCGGAAAAGCTGAGCACTGCATCATGATCTGGCTCGGTGGGGGATCGAGTCAAGTTGACACCTTCGATCCGAAGCGTGTTTCCAAGGACGGACTCAAAGATCCCGGCTCTGCCTACCCGGCAATCGACACCGCGATTTCTGGAGTTCAAATCTGTGAGCATATGCCTAAAACGGCATCGCTGATGGATCGTTGTGCGCCAGTAAGAACGGTGCATCATGATGTCATCGATGAGCACGCCGCCGCGGCCTACCGCATGCATACCGGTAGACCGACAAGCGGAACAGTCGTCTATCCATCCCTCGGATCACTTGTTTCGAAAATGCGTGGTCCGATCAACGACCTTGTCCCCAGTTACGTGCTGATGGGCAATCCCTCGCCTGCGCGGGAACCTGGTTTTCTGGGGGCGGAGCATGGATATATTTATCTGACTGAAACGAAATCCGGTCCGAAGGGGCTCACACGCCCGAATCGAGTGACCGACGAGCGGCAGAAACGCCGCTTGCAAATGCTGGAGAAGATGCGTTCTCAGTATGCTGCCAAACATGCAGACGAAACGATCATCAAGAATTATCTTGCAGCGATGGAGCAGGGCTTTCGGCTCTCTGGACCTGAGTTCATGAGCACCTTTGATTTAGAAAACGAACCAGCCGATCTTCGTGAACAGTATGGCGATGAGTTCGGTCAGCGATGCTTACTTGCCAGAAGGCTCCTCGAACGTGGAACGCGATTCGTAGAAGTCTCATTCAATTTGAATTTTGTCAACGGGACGGGCTGGGATACACATCGCGAAGGGCAGAAGAAACAGCACTTGCTCATTCAAAGTCTGGATCATGCTTTCTCTGCACTCATTGAAGACCTTGAAGAGAAAAAATTGCTGGACAAAACTCTACTGGTCATCGCTTCTGAATTTGGTCGTCCATCCAGCTTCGATAGTTTGGGAGGACGTGGACACCATGCGAAAGCGTTCACTGTGATGCTCGGCGGAGGGGGACTGAAAACCGGACAGGCGATCGGGACAACAGACGAACTCGGGATGAATATCGTTGATCGACCGGTTTCGGTGCCAGACTTGTTTGCCACTATTCTCGCCACACTCGGAGCGAACCCTCACGAAGAACTCTACGCCAGTGCTCGCCCCGTTCCCGCGACTGATGGTGGTGTCCCGATTCGCGAATTGTTCTCGTAA
- a CDS encoding YjhG/YagF family D-xylonate dehydratase yields MTLSSKTLLEGNRSDLYEIRTHGDGPKGELPLDEKMLLNSPSGDLFGMTQNAGMGWDPNDLLRDQVLILSTMGGIRAEDGHPIALGYHTGHWEVGLLMQEAAKVLDENKCLPFAAYVSDPCDGRSQGTTAMMDSLAYRNDAAVVMKRLIRSLPTRKGVVGVATCDKGLPAAMMALASQHRLPCIIIPGGVTLPPTVGEDAGKVQTIGARFAHGEIDLHEAAEAGCRACGSAGGGCQFLGTAATSQVVAEAMGLSLPHTALAPSGQPVWTDAATRSAQALVQMIADGTTMQDILTEDAIHNAMVVHAAFGGSTNLLLHIPAVAFEAGIRRPDVEDWNRINRATPRIVDVLPNGPIGHPTVRVFLAGGVPEVMLHLRELGLLKLDARTPAGLSLNEVLDWWKASERRERFRDLLKEKDGIDPDDVILPPSRAKEKGLTSTVTFPVGNIAPEGSVIKSTAIDPSVVDEDGVYRKVGPAKVFTSEKEAIKAVKGIGDREVQAGDVLVLMCRGPLGSGMEETYQITSALKFLPWGKEVAVVTDARFSGVSTGACIGHVGPEALANGPIAKLQDGDLIEIEIDCLKLTGTINFVGTPENRVTSEKGAEILEARERRNDLTADPDLSAETRLWALLQQISGGTWGGCVYDTSKIENQLKSAL; encoded by the coding sequence ATGACGCTGTCTTCAAAAACCCTGCTTGAAGGAAATCGATCCGATCTCTACGAAATCAGAACGCATGGTGACGGGCCAAAGGGGGAATTGCCTCTCGATGAAAAAATGCTTCTGAACTCTCCGAGCGGCGACTTGTTCGGGATGACTCAAAACGCGGGGATGGGGTGGGACCCTAACGATCTTCTTAGAGATCAGGTTTTGATATTGAGCACGATGGGGGGGATTCGCGCTGAAGATGGCCACCCGATTGCCTTGGGGTATCACACTGGACACTGGGAGGTCGGACTTCTGATGCAGGAAGCTGCGAAAGTCTTGGACGAAAACAAATGCCTGCCGTTCGCGGCCTATGTTTCTGATCCGTGCGATGGTCGATCTCAAGGAACGACGGCGATGATGGACAGTTTGGCGTATCGCAACGATGCCGCTGTCGTCATGAAAAGACTCATTCGTTCGTTGCCGACCCGCAAGGGGGTTGTTGGTGTGGCAACATGTGATAAAGGGCTTCCTGCAGCCATGATGGCCTTGGCCTCTCAACATCGCTTACCCTGTATCATCATCCCAGGAGGCGTCACGCTTCCCCCGACTGTCGGAGAAGATGCTGGGAAAGTCCAGACAATCGGAGCTCGCTTTGCACATGGTGAGATTGATCTCCATGAAGCTGCCGAAGCAGGGTGTCGAGCCTGTGGGTCCGCTGGGGGAGGCTGCCAATTTCTGGGGACGGCTGCAACGTCTCAGGTCGTCGCAGAAGCCATGGGGTTGAGTTTGCCACACACTGCTTTGGCTCCATCTGGCCAACCTGTTTGGACGGATGCAGCGACTCGGTCTGCTCAAGCTTTGGTACAGATGATTGCAGACGGGACGACGATGCAAGACATTCTCACCGAAGATGCCATTCACAATGCGATGGTCGTTCATGCTGCCTTTGGTGGATCGACAAATCTGCTTTTGCATATTCCCGCAGTTGCATTTGAAGCAGGAATCCGGCGTCCCGATGTTGAAGACTGGAACCGAATTAACCGAGCGACTCCAAGAATTGTGGACGTTCTTCCGAATGGACCGATCGGTCACCCGACTGTTCGCGTGTTTCTTGCGGGCGGTGTTCCCGAAGTGATGCTGCATCTGCGCGAGTTAGGCCTTTTGAAACTCGACGCACGGACGCCCGCCGGATTGTCACTGAATGAAGTCCTCGACTGGTGGAAAGCATCTGAGCGAAGAGAACGCTTCCGAGACTTGCTCAAGGAGAAAGACGGAATTGATCCCGACGATGTGATTCTTCCTCCATCACGAGCAAAAGAGAAAGGTTTGACGAGTACCGTAACTTTTCCCGTAGGAAATATCGCTCCTGAGGGCTCTGTCATCAAAAGCACAGCTATCGATCCGAGCGTTGTTGACGAAGATGGTGTTTACCGAAAAGTCGGTCCGGCGAAAGTTTTTACATCTGAAAAAGAAGCGATCAAAGCTGTCAAAGGTATTGGAGACCGTGAGGTTCAGGCGGGTGACGTCTTGGTTTTAATGTGTCGCGGTCCTCTGGGCTCGGGAATGGAAGAGACATACCAAATCACTTCCGCTTTAAAGTTTCTGCCTTGGGGGAAGGAAGTCGCTGTCGTTACAGATGCGAGATTTTCCGGTGTTTCAACAGGTGCCTGTATTGGTCATGTCGGGCCGGAGGCGTTAGCAAATGGTCCTATTGCGAAGCTTCAAGATGGAGACTTGATCGAAATTGAGATCGACTGCCTAAAGTTAACCGGGACAATCAATTTTGTCGGAACCCCGGAAAATCGAGTCACATCAGAGAAGGGGGCTGAAATTCTGGAAGCTAGAGAACGCAGAAATGACTTGACTGCCGATCCTGACCTTTCTGCAGAGACCCGCTTGTGGGCACTTTTGCAGCAGATCAGCGGAGGAACTTGGGGGGGATGCGTTTATGATACTTCTAAAATTGAAAACCAACTGAAATCGGCACTGTAA
- a CDS encoding YfcE family phosphodiesterase: MQIGVISDTHSNLDNASRAAEILREHQVEAVIHCGDIGSPTIVHEFTEWPTHFVFGNVDHEEALLRHAIRDAGLTCHDRFGEIELEGRKIAFLHSDNRTKFDKTISSGKYDLVCYGHTHLAESHLEGNTLVLNPGALHRANPHQLAIVDIETMSVQHHVLYPDE; encoded by the coding sequence ATGCAAATTGGCGTGATTAGCGATACGCATAGTAATCTTGATAATGCTTCCAGGGCGGCCGAGATTCTTCGAGAACATCAAGTTGAAGCCGTGATTCATTGTGGCGACATTGGATCGCCGACCATTGTTCATGAGTTCACGGAATGGCCGACACATTTTGTGTTTGGAAACGTCGATCATGAAGAAGCACTTTTGCGACATGCCATTCGCGATGCCGGTTTGACATGTCATGATCGGTTCGGTGAGATCGAACTGGAAGGGAGAAAGATTGCATTCCTGCATAGTGACAATCGCACGAAATTCGATAAGACAATCTCGTCAGGCAAGTATGATCTTGTCTGTTATGGACATACTCATCTCGCAGAATCGCACCTGGAGGGCAACACGCTTGTTCTCAATCCGGGGGCGTTGCATCGTGCGAATCCGCATCAGTTGGCAATCGTTGATATAGAGACGATGTCGGTTCAGCATCATGTGCTTTATCCCGATGAATAG
- a CDS encoding ThuA domain-containing protein, which yields MNLRPVIAVISCLSLSVSSLAFAAEKPKPSKVLFVTQSKGFVHGSVKRKESLAPAEIAVTQLGEQTGLFEVHCTQDCEADFTKENLQNYDIVAFYTSGDLPISKENMDYFFNDWLKQKGHGVLGFHSAADTFREEKLYWDMIGGTFISHPWTARTQVTLTNHELENPLVSPFGANHTQLEEIYMYRHWQPEKVRVLLSLNYAKSPTKNPVPTEFGYHVPVCWIKNYGEGKVYFNNLGHREETWTQQPYLDSIANAVRWMRGEIEIDATPNPEVSAAQEKKAQADFEAGNFKKK from the coding sequence ATGAACCTTCGTCCCGTTATCGCTGTGATCAGTTGCCTCTCTCTTTCGGTCTCCAGTTTGGCTTTCGCTGCCGAGAAGCCAAAACCGTCCAAAGTTCTCTTTGTCACTCAAAGCAAAGGGTTTGTTCACGGCTCGGTCAAACGGAAAGAATCACTGGCGCCCGCGGAAATTGCGGTCACCCAACTTGGCGAGCAAACTGGCTTGTTTGAAGTCCATTGTACGCAAGATTGTGAAGCCGATTTCACAAAAGAAAACTTACAGAACTACGACATCGTCGCTTTCTACACGAGTGGCGACTTGCCGATCTCCAAAGAGAACATGGACTATTTTTTCAATGATTGGTTGAAGCAAAAAGGTCACGGCGTTCTCGGATTTCATTCTGCAGCCGACACCTTTCGAGAAGAAAAATTATACTGGGACATGATCGGCGGAACCTTCATCAGCCATCCCTGGACTGCACGAACACAGGTGACGCTCACAAACCACGAGCTCGAAAATCCGCTCGTCTCTCCTTTTGGAGCCAACCACACGCAGCTGGAAGAAATTTACATGTACCGCCACTGGCAACCTGAAAAAGTGCGAGTGTTACTGAGCCTCAACTATGCAAAGAGCCCGACAAAGAATCCCGTTCCAACGGAATTTGGATACCATGTCCCTGTTTGCTGGATTAAAAATTACGGCGAAGGAAAAGTCTACTTCAACAATCTGGGGCACAGAGAAGAGACATGGACTCAGCAACCGTATCTTGACTCCATCGCAAATGCTGTGAGATGGATGCGCGGAGAAATTGAAATTGACGCCACACCGAATCCAGAAGTCTCCGCAGCTCAAGAGAAGAAAGCTCAAGCAGATTTTGAAGCTGGGAACTTCAAAAAGAAATAA
- a CDS encoding M24 family metallopeptidase, translating into MTQHSPALSPELCRERQLRLKKVLEQHSLDRAIITSRENIQYLTGVRTHRLMQAALCLELDGNCTLAAPNQIPEEAAVDECVTFAAQWHSTLRQEQLAVALKVLFEAVGSEAKHHVGLEATAGGNLMIRNLSGSNPNFTDLDADLWKLRRRKDTDELEMIRKAISCTEAMYAKAREIIQPGISELEVFNQLHAAAVIEAGEPLTALGNDYQCNSPGGAPRERIAADGELFILDLGPAYRGYYADNCRTIAVNRQPTDIQHQAWEAIVNVLNMVEETVKPGVSCRALFERAQQMLDEFQEDAFFHHLGHGFGLFPHEAPHLNPNWDDYFEEGDCFTAEPGLYTEALRAGIRLEQNYVVTDSGVERLTNFSLEMS; encoded by the coding sequence ATGACTCAACACTCTCCCGCGCTCTCACCTGAACTTTGTCGTGAGCGACAATTGCGTCTCAAAAAAGTCCTGGAGCAGCATTCTCTTGATCGAGCGATCATCACCTCTCGGGAAAACATCCAGTATCTGACCGGTGTCCGGACCCATCGATTGATGCAGGCGGCATTATGCCTGGAACTCGACGGGAATTGTACACTGGCAGCACCGAATCAAATTCCTGAAGAAGCGGCCGTTGATGAATGTGTAACTTTTGCAGCTCAGTGGCATTCAACATTACGTCAGGAACAACTCGCGGTCGCGCTGAAAGTGTTATTCGAGGCAGTCGGATCTGAGGCAAAACATCATGTTGGTCTTGAAGCGACTGCTGGCGGAAATTTGATGATTCGGAACTTGAGCGGTTCAAATCCCAATTTCACAGATCTTGATGCCGATCTCTGGAAACTTCGCAGGCGAAAAGATACCGACGAATTGGAGATGATCCGAAAGGCGATTTCCTGTACCGAGGCGATGTATGCCAAAGCGAGAGAAATCATTCAGCCCGGGATTTCTGAACTCGAAGTCTTTAATCAGTTGCACGCCGCTGCTGTGATCGAAGCTGGAGAGCCGTTGACTGCGTTGGGGAATGACTATCAGTGCAACTCTCCTGGCGGTGCTCCGCGGGAAAGAATCGCGGCTGATGGAGAGTTATTCATTCTTGATCTCGGTCCAGCATACCGCGGGTACTATGCGGACAACTGCAGGACTATCGCAGTCAATCGACAACCGACCGACATTCAGCATCAAGCCTGGGAAGCAATTGTGAATGTTCTCAACATGGTCGAGGAGACGGTAAAGCCTGGTGTTTCCTGTCGAGCTCTCTTTGAACGCGCCCAGCAGATGCTTGATGAATTTCAGGAGGATGCTTTCTTCCACCATCTCGGTCACGGGTTCGGGCTGTTCCCGCACGAGGCACCGCATTTGAATCCAAATTGGGATGACTATTTTGAAGAGGGGGACTGCTTCACAGCCGAGCCGGGGCTTTACACCGAAGCTTTACGAGCCGGGATTCGGCTGGAGCAGAATTACGTTGTGACAGATTCCGGTGTCGAGCGGCTGACAAATTTCAGTTTGGAAATGTCGTAA
- a CDS encoding DUF4339 domain-containing protein: protein MAVEYHYRLNGEIHGPITFRELVMHVREENLSTDDLVKADWDSQWIPAAAVVGLFHLAGRDDVLAIWEAEQQERQASIAVVGTNEDPTQAASPEVGRFPRIPGSLDRSQILNTFEDDRDDFDLTREIANVAAEALNERSFKPKSLRRKIADASRSLFSTAVLYRWFRFGSAIVSANLAGILIVNWSIANMQRFPKPGQSQTFPHEFPFWGECTPILFITLLVDTMLLTGFLGYWAARGVELILDD from the coding sequence ATGGCAGTTGAGTACCACTATCGACTGAACGGAGAGATTCATGGGCCGATCACTTTTCGTGAATTAGTGATGCACGTCCGTGAAGAAAATCTGTCGACCGACGATCTCGTCAAAGCGGACTGGGATTCCCAGTGGATTCCGGCAGCAGCTGTTGTCGGATTGTTTCACTTGGCCGGTCGGGACGACGTTCTGGCAATTTGGGAAGCTGAACAACAAGAAAGGCAAGCATCAATTGCCGTTGTTGGAACGAACGAAGACCCTACACAAGCAGCGTCCCCCGAAGTTGGGCGATTTCCTCGGATCCCGGGCAGTCTGGATCGATCTCAAATCCTGAACACCTTCGAGGACGATCGAGACGATTTTGATCTCACTCGCGAAATTGCGAACGTTGCTGCCGAGGCACTGAATGAGCGATCTTTCAAACCAAAGTCGCTGAGGAGAAAAATCGCAGATGCTTCTCGTTCACTCTTTTCTACTGCTGTACTTTATCGATGGTTTCGATTTGGCTCAGCGATCGTATCCGCAAATCTCGCAGGCATTTTGATCGTGAACTGGTCAATTGCGAACATGCAGCGATTTCCCAAACCGGGACAAAGTCAAACTTTTCCCCACGAATTCCCCTTTTGGGGTGAATGCACTCCGATACTGTTCATCACGCTCTTGGTTGATACCATGCTCCTGACTGGTTTTCTGGGATACTGGGCTGCTCGAGGAGTGGAACTTATCCTCGACGATTAG
- a CDS encoding HisA/HisF-related TIM barrel protein: MELIPVLDLMRHQVVRGIAGNRKEYQANQSCLVEGSDPVETALAFKKHFNVKTLYIADLDALTGHGKSTAEISSLSKTGHNLIVDAGAVTPQAAVDLLKCGANQVVVPLEALPNMKALSTVLSEIGPLQTVFSLDLKNGKPLEKRDQSRPPLEIVNEAIAIGVQKMIVLDIAGVGTSRGISTVELCQQIRSAYPDVEIISGGGVRSLSDLTPLTECHVNGVLIASALHDGQITPAQWMQFQQRK; the protein is encoded by the coding sequence TTGGAATTGATTCCCGTACTTGATCTGATGAGGCATCAAGTTGTTCGTGGTATTGCTGGAAACCGAAAAGAATACCAGGCGAATCAGAGTTGCCTTGTTGAAGGCTCAGATCCAGTCGAAACCGCTCTCGCATTCAAAAAACATTTCAACGTCAAAACCCTTTACATCGCTGACCTCGATGCATTGACCGGACATGGGAAATCAACCGCAGAGATTTCCTCGCTCAGCAAAACTGGGCACAATCTCATCGTCGATGCAGGCGCTGTTACTCCGCAGGCTGCAGTCGACCTCCTGAAATGTGGAGCGAATCAAGTCGTCGTTCCACTCGAAGCGTTGCCCAATATGAAAGCCCTGTCAACTGTCCTGAGCGAGATCGGACCACTGCAAACAGTTTTCAGTCTGGACTTAAAAAACGGAAAACCGCTTGAAAAGAGAGACCAATCTCGACCGCCGCTTGAGATTGTCAACGAAGCGATTGCAATCGGCGTTCAGAAAATGATTGTCCTCGACATTGCAGGTGTGGGAACTTCGCGAGGGATTTCGACCGTGGAACTCTGCCAACAAATTCGAAGTGCTTACCCAGACGTCGAAATTATCTCAGGCGGAGGCGTTCGTTCACTCTCAGATCTGACTCCGCTGACCGAATGTCATGTCAACGGAGTTCTCATTGCTTCAGCCCTGCACGATGGGCAAATCACACCCGCGCAGTGGATGCAATTTCAACAACGCAAATAA